One genomic window of Candidatus Thermoplasmatota archaeon includes the following:
- a CDS encoding GTP-binding protein: MELEGQIKAIEEELKRTPYNKATQHHIGKLKAKLAKLKTAKEKFKVKRRKTRAGIRKCGNATIGLIGYPNVGKSTLLNELTNAKSSVGEYEFTTLSVVPGMLDYKGAKLQILDLPGLISGASKGRGRGGEIISVVRILDLAILMLDCQHLEQLDIILEELYNAGVRLNSKPPDIVITKKPTGGITVSSTVKLTKLDEKLVTAILQEYGYVNADVIIREDVDEEQLIDFIAGNRAYVKCFVVVNKIDMMKDSFQYSKIKDLDVVAISAKQKIGIEELKSKIFSALEFIRVYLKLPEVGVDYKRPLVIKRNSTVEQVCDIIHKDFKEKFKYALVWGASAKFEGQRVGLGHMLKDGDVLSIVVTK, from the coding sequence GTGGAACTTGAAGGTCAGATAAAAGCAATTGAAGAAGAGCTTAAGCGAACGCCTTATAACAAGGCAACTCAGCATCATATAGGTAAATTAAAAGCGAAGCTTGCAAAGCTCAAGACGGCAAAAGAAAAGTTTAAAGTTAAGCGTAGGAAAACCAGAGCTGGTATAAGAAAGTGCGGCAATGCAACTATTGGCTTAATCGGCTATCCAAACGTTGGTAAAAGCACTCTTCTTAACGAGCTCACTAATGCAAAGAGCAGTGTAGGAGAATATGAATTTACCACTCTCAGCGTAGTTCCAGGAATGCTCGATTACAAAGGCGCGAAACTACAAATTTTAGATTTACCAGGTTTAATTTCAGGCGCTTCTAAAGGGCGAGGAAGAGGAGGTGAAATAATATCGGTAGTGAGAATTTTAGACCTTGCAATTCTAATGCTAGATTGCCAGCATTTAGAGCAATTAGACATAATTTTAGAAGAGCTTTACAATGCCGGAGTAAGACTGAACTCAAAGCCTCCTGATATTGTGATAACTAAAAAACCTACTGGTGGGATAACTGTGAGCTCAACTGTAAAATTAACCAAGCTTGACGAGAAACTTGTAACTGCAATTCTGCAAGAATACGGTTATGTGAACGCAGATGTGATTATTAGAGAAGATGTTGATGAAGAGCAGTTAATTGATTTTATTGCAGGTAATAGAGCTTATGTCAAGTGTTTTGTAGTAGTGAATAAAATAGACATGATGAAGGATAGTTTTCAATACAGTAAAATCAAAGATTTAGATGTAGTTGCTATTTCAGCCAAGCAAAAAATTGGCATAGAGGAACTAAAATCTAAAATTTTCTCAGCACTAGAATTTATAAGAGTATATCTTAAGTTACCGGAAGTGGGAGTAGACTACAAAAGACCCTTAGTCATCAAAAGAAACTCTACCGTAGAGCAGGTATGCGATATTATTCACAAAGATTTCAAAGAGAAATTTAAATATGCTTTGGTATGGGGTGCCAGCGCAAAGTTTGAAGGGCAAAGAGTAGGCTTAGGGCATATGTTAAAAGACGGTGA
- a CDS encoding 4Fe-4S binding protein, with the protein MNEELCKGCMLCVAFCPKKIILRSEKLNKYGSFVPKITKPENCIECRNCELYCPEFAVSVEK; encoded by the coding sequence ATTAACGAAGAGCTATGTAAAGGTTGCATGCTGTGTGTTGCATTCTGCCCAAAGAAGATAATCCTTAGATCTGAGAAGCTTAATAAATATGGTTCTTTCGTTCCTAAAATCACAAAGCCGGAAAATTGTATTGAATGTAGAAATTGCGAGCTTTACTGCCCTGAGTTCGCTGTGAGTGTGGAGAAATGA
- a CDS encoding 2-oxoacid:acceptor oxidoreductase subunit alpha, giving the protein MKLRFLSGNEACAEGAILAKCRFFAGYPITPSTEIAERLALRLPQVGGKFIQMEDELASLAACIGASWAGAKAMTATSGPGFSLMQENIGYAVMTETPVVIVNVQRGGPSTGQATRMAQGDVMQARYGSHGDYNLIVLAPFSAQESLDLTIRAFNLAEEYRTPVILLSDAVVGHIREKVIIPEKPKIINRKKTKKGTKFFGLNAAMPKFGTGSFVHVTGSTHQEDGMRRASVADVQKRMVEHFVTKIENNKEKILEWGENYTDDAKILLVSFGCSARACLEAVKKARENNIRLGLFRAITLWPSPEKRLSELSEKVEKIILVQHSLIGYKPEVERIVGRKLLLLPKLGGKLHTSNEILRFVKEVR; this is encoded by the coding sequence ATGAAACTGAGATTTCTTTCAGGTAACGAAGCTTGTGCCGAAGGCGCTATTTTAGCAAAGTGCAGATTCTTCGCAGGCTATCCTATAACGCCTAGCACTGAGATTGCAGAAAGATTGGCTTTGCGACTACCGCAAGTTGGCGGTAAATTCATTCAAATGGAGGATGAGCTTGCAAGTCTTGCTGCATGCATTGGTGCTTCATGGGCTGGTGCAAAAGCAATGACTGCCACAAGCGGGCCTGGCTTCTCTTTAATGCAGGAAAACATTGGTTATGCAGTAATGACCGAAACCCCTGTTGTAATAGTAAATGTCCAGCGCGGCGGTCCTTCAACAGGACAGGCTACGAGAATGGCGCAAGGCGATGTTATGCAAGCGCGCTATGGTAGTCATGGAGATTATAATTTGATTGTGCTTGCTCCTTTTTCAGCACAAGAATCACTCGACTTAACTATTAGGGCTTTTAATTTAGCTGAAGAGTATAGAACACCTGTAATTCTACTGAGTGACGCTGTTGTTGGACATATCCGAGAAAAAGTTATAATTCCGGAAAAACCAAAAATTATTAATCGTAAGAAGACAAAAAAAGGCACTAAATTTTTCGGCCTTAACGCAGCAATGCCAAAGTTTGGAACAGGCAGTTTCGTGCATGTTACAGGCTCTACGCATCAAGAAGATGGTATGCGAAGGGCGAGTGTCGCTGATGTGCAGAAAAGGATGGTAGAGCATTTCGTAACTAAAATTGAAAATAACAAGGAGAAAATCTTAGAATGGGGAGAAAACTATACCGATGATGCAAAAATTTTACTGGTTTCTTTTGGCTGCAGTGCAAGAGCTTGCTTAGAAGCTGTGAAAAAAGCTAGAGAGAATAACATTAGGCTGGGGTTGTTTAGGGCTATTACTCTATGGCCGAGCCCAGAAAAAAGATTATCAGAATTAAGTGAAAAAGTAGAAAAAATAATATTAGTGCAGCACTCTCTGATAGGCTACAAGCCAGAGGTTGAGCGCATAGTAGGAAGGAAACTATTATTGCTTCCTAAACTTGGCGGCAAACTTCATACAAGCAATGAAATTTTGAGATTTGTAAAGGAGGTAAGATGA